Below is a genomic region from Tepidiforma bonchosmolovskayae.
CATCCGCCACATGGCGAACGCCATGGCCGCGACCGGCGGCGGCTCGCTCATCACCATCTCCTCCATCACCGCCCGGCTCGTCGGCGAAGGGCTCGCGGCCTACGGGGGCTCCAAGGCCGCCATCAACCACATCACCCGCATCGCGGCCCTTGAGTACGGCCCCCAGGGCGTCCGCGTCAACGTCGTCTCCCCCGGCCTCATCGAAACCCCAATGACGGCCCACATGTTCATCCCGCCCGTCGTCCGCGCCTTCACCCGCGAAACCCCGCTTCGTCGCATGGGCACCGTCGACGACGTCGTCGAAGCGATCCTCTGGCTCGCCTCCGATGCCTCCAGCTTCATCACCGGCCACGACCTCCCCGTTGACGGCGGCCAGCTCACCCGGCGCCTCCCCGGCCGCGACGACTTCCTCGCCCCGGCCTGATTGTTGACTCGATCACTCGACTTAGTGCACTGCCTGCGTTACACTGCAGCCAGCGGCATCGCCGCAATCCTCCCCCATCACGAACGGAGCACCCCCATGTCCGACCCCGAAATCGCTACCCGCGGGTACGCCCATCCCGAAGTCCTGGTCACCACCGAATGGGTCGCCCAGCACCTCAACGACCCCTCCGTCCGCATCGTCGAATCGAACGAAGACCCCCTCCTCTACCCCTCCGGCCACATCCCCGGCGCCGTCCAGGTCGACTGGGCCGCTGACCTCAACGACCCCCTCCGCCGCGACTACCTCGACCGCGCCGGCTTCGAAAAGCTCATGAGCCGCATCGGCGTCACCCCCGAAACCACCGTCGTCTTCTACGGCGACAAGAACAACTGGTGGGCCTGCTACGCCTTCTGGGTCTTCCAGCTCTTCGGCCACACCAACGCAAAGGTGATGGACGGCGGCCGCCTCAAGTGGGAGAAGGAAGGACGGCCGCTGGTCAAGGAAGTCCCCACCTACCCGCCCACCGAGTACCGCGCCCGCGAGCGCGACGACTCCAAAATCCGCATCTTCCGCGACGAAGTGCTGAAAAAGCTCGGCACCGGCGTCAAACTCGTCGACGTGCGCAGCCCCCAGGAATACACCGGCGAGCGCACCCACATGCCCGAATACCCGCAGGAGGGCGTCCTCCGCGGCGGCCACATCCCCGGGGCGAAGAACGTCCCCTGGGCCCGCGCGGCCAACCCCGAAGACGGCACCTTCAAGTCCGCCGCCGAGCTCAAGGCGATCTACGAGCAGGAAGCCGGCCTCACCCCCAACGACGAAGTCATCGCCTACTGTCGCATCGGCGAACGCAGCTCCCACACCTGGTTCGTGCTGAAGTACCTCCTCGGCTACCCCAACGTCCGCAACTACGACGGCTCCTGGACGGAATGGGGCAACTCCGTCGGCGTCCCCATCGAACGCTGAACTTCGCTACGCTGGATCCCGAATCCCCCGCGCGGCGGGCGGCGCAGCTGCCCGCCGCGCGCCTTCCCGGAGCACGCCCATGGCCCAGCCGCCAAAAGCCTTCCAGCAGGTCATCGAAGATTTCGCCTTCGCCGACCGCCAGGAGCGGATCGACATGCTCATCGAGTACGCCGACCGCTTCAAGGAGGTCCCGGAGCGGATCGCCACCCGCCCCTTCCCCGAAGAACACCACGTCCAGAAGTGCGAATCCGATGCCTACGTCTGGGCCGAAGACCTGCCCGACGGAACCCTGAAGTTCCACTTCGCCGTCGAAAACCCCCAGGGCCTCTCCGCCAAAGCCTGGGCCGTCATCCTCGATGAGACCCTCTCCGGCCAGCCGCTCGAAGAGGTCGCCGCCGTCCCCTGCGACAGCGTCTTCACCGTCTTCGGCAAGGAGGTCTCCATGGGCAAAGGCATGGGCCTCATGGGCATCGCCGATATGGTGACCGCCTTCGCCCGCCAGCGCCTCGCCGCCCGGGCCGCACAGTCAGGCTCGGCGTGACGTAACACAAATGTTCGTTGACCGCGCCCACCCCGGGACGTAGCATCGAACGAGCACCGCGGGACGCAGGAGGCCATGCCGAAGTTCATTTTCGTCACCGGCGGCGTCGTCAGCTCAGTCGGCAAAGGCATCACCACCGCCAGCCTCGGCCGCATCCTCAAATCCCGCGGCATCAAAGTCTCCATCCAGAAGCTCGACCCCTACCTCAACGTCGACCCCGGCACCATGTCCCCCTACCAGCACGGGGAGGTGTTCGTCACCGTCGACGGCGCCGAGACCGACCTTGACCTCGGCCACTACGAGCGGTTCATCGACCAGGACCTCACCGCCGCCTCCTCCGTCACGTCCGGCCAAATCTACCTCGCCGTCCTCGAACGCGAACGCCGCGGCGACTACCTCGGCGGCACCATCCAGCAGGTCCCCCACCTCACGAACGAAATCAAGGCCCGCATCTACGGCGTCGCCGAGCAGACCGGCTGCGACGTCCTCATCTGCGAAGTCGGCGGCACCGTCGGCGACATCGAAGGCGAAACCTTCATCGAAGCCATCCGCCAGATCCGCCACGAACAGCCCCGCGATGCGACCCTCAGCGTCCACGTCTGCTTCCTCCCCTGGGTCGGCGCCACCGGTGAACTGAAGACCAAGCCCACCCAGCACTCCGTCCGCGAACTTCGCTCCAAGGGCATCCAGCCCGACGCCATCGTCCTCCGCAGCGACCACCCCGTCCCCCGCGACATCACCGACAAGGTCGCCCTCTTCTGCGACGTCGAACCCCGCGCCGTCATCCCCATGGAAACGGCCGACACCATCTACGAAGTTCCAATCACCCTCGAAGAACGCGGCCTCGGCGACTTCGTCCTCGACCGCCTCGGCCTCGAAGGCCGCCGCGACCTCGCCGAATGGCGCGACCTCGTGTACCGCCTGAAGCACCCGCGCCGCACCGCCGAAGTCGCCGTCGTCGGCAAGTACGTCGAACTCCGCGATGCCTACATCTCCGTCAAGGAGGCCCTCGTCCACGCCGGCATCGCCCACGAGGCCGACGTGACCATCCGCTGGGTGCCTGCCGAGGCCCTCGAAACCCGCGACCCGGCCGACCTCCTCGCCGGTATCGACGGCATCGTCGTCCCCGGCGGCTTCGGCGAACGCGGCTGGGAAGGCAAAATCCGCGCCGCCGAATACGCCCGCACCACCGGCACGCCCTACCTCGGCCTCTGCCTCGGCATGCAGGCCCTCGTCACCGAATTCGCCCGCCACGCCTGCGGGCTCGTCGGCGCCAACAGCACCGAATTCGACCCCGAAACACCCCACCCCGTCATCAGCCTCCTCGAAGAGCAGCACGCCGTCGTCAATCTCGGCGGCACCATGCGGCTCGGCGCCTACCCCTGCCGCCTCCTGCCCGGCACGCTCGCCCACCGCGCCTACGGCACCGACGTTGTCAGCGAACGCCACCGCCACCGCTGGGAGTTCAACAACGCCTACCGCGCCCGCCTCGAAGCCGCGGGCCTGCGTGTGAGCGGCACCTCGCCCGATGGCGCCCTCGTCGAAATCTCCGAAATCTCCGGCCACCCGTTCATGCTCGGCACCCAGTTCCACCCCGAACTCCAGAGCCGGCCGAACCGCCCCCATCCGCTCTTCCGGGAGTTCGTCGCTGCCGCCCTCGCCCGGCGCGCCGCCGGCGCAGCCGCGCCCGCCACCGCCTGAGCGCCCCGCCTACTCGAGGTGCAGCGCCCGCCGCACGTCCGGGTTCTGCAAATCCAGCTCGAACGTCTTGAAGTGGTACATCTGCCCCGTATCCGGCGCGTACCCCGTCCGCTCCTCGCCGACCCGCAGCACGCCCCACGAGAGCATGCTGTTCACCAGGTTCTTCACATCCGTATCCTCGCGCCGCACCACCGGTTTCAGCGTGTCCACAATCCGATTGAACGTCAGCCAGCCGATCCCCGGCTTGTTCCGCTCGTCGTGGATCGCCACGATCACCGCCCGCCGCTGCTCCTCGGTCAGGTCGTTGTAGTTGAACCGCGCGTAGTCGTACTTCGCCAGCTCCTGCCCCACGTTGCGCGGCCGCTCGATCGCCTCCGTCCGCTCGTTCGGCAGGAACAGCCAGTCCGTGAAGTCCGCGTTTACCATCATGAGCAGCCCGCTCTCGTGCAGCGCCCGCGCGAAGTCGCCCGCCCGGCCGCGCGCCAGCCGCTGGAAGTCTGCCTGCGGCATCCGCTTCTGCAGCTCCTGCCCCACCAGCGAAAGCGGCAGGTCGCGCCCGTTCGTTCGGAAGTCCTGCACAATCGCGAGGATCTGCTTCAGCACCTCGGCGATCTCCCGCGGCTCCGCCGAGATCGGGCCCTTCGCCTGCGCCAGCTCCAGCGCCCGCGCCGCCGCCGCGGCCAGCCGCGGCTCGATCTTCTCGACCGCCGCCGGCTCTTTGGCGGGCGCCGCTGCCGCGCGATCCACCTCCGGCTCCACGTCCAGGTCGTAGTACAGCACCACATCCGCCTGCTGCACGAGCTGCGCCGACGTAGCCCACGATACCCCGATCACCACCACCCGCTTCCCCCGCGCCCGCAGCAGCATCACCACATGGAAAAAGCTGTGGTCGCCCGAGGCGATGACGAACGTCCCGATGTTCGGGTAGAGGTGGCTCGCCTCGATGCAGTCGACCGCCAGTTTCACATCGACCGAGTTCTGGATGCGCGCCTCGCCCTCCGCCGTCGTGTACCGCCGGGTGAGCACGTACACCGGCTCCAGCCCCGCCGTGTACAGCGACGCCGGGTCGCCCGCCTGCACCGGGTCCATCCAGTCTGCGTATGCCCGCGCATAGGCCACCCGCCCGAACCGCTCCGCCGCCTCCCGCAGCGCCGTCACGTTCGGGCGCCGGTTCCGCTGCATCAGGCTGAACTTCAGGTTCTCCCAGTCGACGAGCAGCGCGACGTCATCGTGCCCGGGCCCGTTCCCGCCATCCCGCATGCCGTGATCCTAGCCGAACCCGCCCCTCCCCGCTGGTAGCCCTGCCGACCGCCTGATTATGGGTCAGAACTGTCACTCGACATTAGCCGTACCTAATTTCTAACCTTCGATCAGGCAGCGCGAGGAGCAGAAGCCCTCCTCGCGCAGGAGATTCCGATGCTCTACTCCCTGCTCATCA
It encodes:
- a CDS encoding SDR family NAD(P)-dependent oxidoreductase, yielding MTAEPTPQPAPPEAPAGRLAGKVAVVLGASSGIGRAAALRFACEGAKVIAAARRVPELEALARECGAIPVPCDITRDDQVEALARAPLDRFGALDVALNCAGFEQSTPIRDLTPERLYAMASVQFLGAVSFIRHMANAMAATGGGSLITISSITARLVGEGLAAYGGSKAAINHITRIAALEYGPQGVRVNVVSPGLIETPMTAHMFIPPVVRAFTRETPLRRMGTVDDVVEAILWLASDASSFITGHDLPVDGGQLTRRLPGRDDFLAPA
- a CDS encoding sulfurtransferase, which encodes MSDPEIATRGYAHPEVLVTTEWVAQHLNDPSVRIVESNEDPLLYPSGHIPGAVQVDWAADLNDPLRRDYLDRAGFEKLMSRIGVTPETTVVFYGDKNNWWACYAFWVFQLFGHTNAKVMDGGRLKWEKEGRPLVKEVPTYPPTEYRARERDDSKIRIFRDEVLKKLGTGVKLVDVRSPQEYTGERTHMPEYPQEGVLRGGHIPGAKNVPWARAANPEDGTFKSAAELKAIYEQEAGLTPNDEVIAYCRIGERSSHTWFVLKYLLGYPNVRNYDGSWTEWGNSVGVPIER
- a CDS encoding SufE family protein, producing the protein MAQPPKAFQQVIEDFAFADRQERIDMLIEYADRFKEVPERIATRPFPEEHHVQKCESDAYVWAEDLPDGTLKFHFAVENPQGLSAKAWAVILDETLSGQPLEEVAAVPCDSVFTVFGKEVSMGKGMGLMGIADMVTAFARQRLAARAAQSGSA
- a CDS encoding CTP synthase is translated as MPKFIFVTGGVVSSVGKGITTASLGRILKSRGIKVSIQKLDPYLNVDPGTMSPYQHGEVFVTVDGAETDLDLGHYERFIDQDLTAASSVTSGQIYLAVLERERRGDYLGGTIQQVPHLTNEIKARIYGVAEQTGCDVLICEVGGTVGDIEGETFIEAIRQIRHEQPRDATLSVHVCFLPWVGATGELKTKPTQHSVRELRSKGIQPDAIVLRSDHPVPRDITDKVALFCDVEPRAVIPMETADTIYEVPITLEERGLGDFVLDRLGLEGRRDLAEWRDLVYRLKHPRRTAEVAVVGKYVELRDAYISVKEALVHAGIAHEADVTIRWVPAEALETRDPADLLAGIDGIVVPGGFGERGWEGKIRAAEYARTTGTPYLGLCLGMQALVTEFARHACGLVGANSTEFDPETPHPVISLLEEQHAVVNLGGTMRLGAYPCRLLPGTLAHRAYGTDVVSERHRHRWEFNNAYRARLEAAGLRVSGTSPDGALVEISEISGHPFMLGTQFHPELQSRPNRPHPLFREFVAAALARRAAGAAAPATA
- a CDS encoding NYN domain-containing protein encodes the protein MRDGGNGPGHDDVALLVDWENLKFSLMQRNRRPNVTALREAAERFGRVAYARAYADWMDPVQAGDPASLYTAGLEPVYVLTRRYTTAEGEARIQNSVDVKLAVDCIEASHLYPNIGTFVIASGDHSFFHVVMLLRARGKRVVVIGVSWATSAQLVQQADVVLYYDLDVEPEVDRAAAAPAKEPAAVEKIEPRLAAAAARALELAQAKGPISAEPREIAEVLKQILAIVQDFRTNGRDLPLSLVGQELQKRMPQADFQRLARGRAGDFARALHESGLLMMVNADFTDWLFLPNERTEAIERPRNVGQELAKYDYARFNYNDLTEEQRRAVIVAIHDERNKPGIGWLTFNRIVDTLKPVVRREDTDVKNLVNSMLSWGVLRVGEERTGYAPDTGQMYHFKTFELDLQNPDVRRALHLE